Proteins found in one Muntiacus reevesi chromosome 2, mMunRee1.1, whole genome shotgun sequence genomic segment:
- the TPRX2 gene encoding tetrapeptide repeat homeobox protein 2 — translation MQEPESIMSPTGRSAPPKRKRRERTVYSKEQSEALKEAFLRTEYPSYRDRLRLAARLHLDEQRVQVWFKNRRAQRSRLERRQAEGGYRRAGDAPTDPRVPWTPAPALEPAATAASPSFPGGPGFYSSPPPFSPAGVLPAPEPGVSSCDQATWVPAQGVHVYGPAAPTPAPAQGWPQDPYAPNYRPDPLPVLLPDCSLMFSSRELSSPTSGYQTGDSFGDGHDTGPRQFTNL, via the exons ATGCAAGAACCTGAGTCCATCATGA GCCCCACGGGGAGATCAGCGCCCCCAAAGAGAAAGCGGCGGGAGCGCACGGTGTACAGCAAAGAGCAGTCGGAGGCGCTCAAAGAAGCCTTCCTGAGGACCGAGTACCCGAGCTACCGGGACCGCCTGCGCCTGGCGGCCAGGCTGCACCTGGACGAGCAGAGAGTGCAG GTGTGGTTCAAGAACCGCCGGGCCCAGCGCTCCCGTCTGGAGCGACGACAGGCCGAGGGCGGATACCGGAGGGCCGGCGATGCGCCCACGGACCCCAGAGTCCCCTGGACCCCTGCCCCCGCCCTGGAACCTGCTGCCACAGCTGCGAGCCCCAGTTTCCCAGGCGGCCCGGGATTCTATAGCAGCCCTCCTCCCTTCAGCCCCGCGGGGGTGCTCCCAGCGCCCGAGCCCGGCGTCTCCAGCTGCGACCAGGCCACGTGGGTCCCGGCACAGGGCGTCCACGTGTACGGCCCCGCTGCTCCAACCCCGGCCCCCGCCCAGGGCTGGCCTCAAGACCCCTACGCGCCCAACTACCGCCCAGATCCTCTTCCGGTTCTGCTTCCTGACTGTTCCCTGATGTTCTCATCCCGGGAGCTCTCCTCCCCGACGTCTGGGTACCAAACCGGAGATAGCTTTGGGGATGGCCACGACACAGGCCCCCGGCAGTTCACAAATTTATAG